The Oreochromis aureus strain Israel breed Guangdong linkage group 7, ZZ_aureus, whole genome shotgun sequence region CATATCGCGTAGCTGATTAGCCAATAGCTACCAGTCTTTCCACCATGTTCGTAAAATTCACTCTTGTTCCTAATCAGACATCCTTCAACTTGCTGAGTGGAAATTAGGGTGAGTTTGGTTTGTAAGCTCGGCTTGTAAGCTCAGGCGTTCTTTGTACAGTGCCGGTCATGGTGATTAAGCTTACTGCCTGTCGATGCTCAAAATCTGGTCTGAAATAAGCCTCTGCTCCCACTGTGCACAGTCTTTTAAATACTGCCACTGAAATGATTTCTCCTTTCAGGAATACCTTTAAAGCCTCCCATACCGTTCTATTTGGCATACCAGGTGTTCTATTCTCAttaagaaattttttttaattttagaagACATATTAGAGACAAATTGTTCATCCGTGAGCAGCAATGGAGCCAATCTCCAGAGCTTTCTCACAAAGTCACAGCTCTGAACGGCAATTTTTGTCAGGGCTGGTGTGAAAAGACAGGACTCATAGGCAGGGCTCCTTTGAAGAAGACAATCCCTAGAAACTGAGTGCCCCAACACACAAATTTTCAAATTGCAACATTATATGCCAGTTTTCAAAAATTGCCATCTCTGTTTTACCTGGTAGGGGAGCTCAATTATCAGGCTCAGTCTCCTGATGAAGGCGCTCTGGTAACTGCTGCGAGAAATTTTGGATTTGTGTTCCGATCACGCACACCAGAGACCATCACAGTCGTAGAGATGGGCAGACAAGTCATCTATGAACTTCTGGCCATTCTGGACTTTAATAATATGAGGAAGAGGATGTCAGTGATAGGTGAGAGGAAGTAGATATAGGTTTTTTTGTGTCGCTATTTTCAGTGACCACACTTTGTATATTCAAAAGATAAACAACTTCTCATCTCTCAATGACTTTATAACCTTGAAACTTTCCCTGTGACTTCCAGTGCGCAGCCCAGAGGGGAAGTTGACTCTGTACTGCAAAGGTGCGGACACAGTGATTTTTGAAAGACTGCACCCCTCCTGTAACAAACTGATGGAAGTAACCACTGACCACCTCAATGTGAGTGATCCAAAGCATATAAAAGTAGCATGAAGCTAAAGTCAATGAAAgtttaatataattaatataatttaacATTTGACTTCTTCAATtatcaaacaaaaacaggagtATGCAGGTGATGGCCTCCGTACGTTGGTTCTGGCCTACAAAGACTTGAATGAGAACTACATGATAGATTGGAAACAGCGCCACCATGAGGCCAGTGTTGCCATGGAGGGACGTGAAGAAAAACTTGATGAACTTTATGAAGAGATAGAGAAAGATATGATGGTTAGTACACGTGCTGAAAACTTTGTCAATTGCTAGATAGACTAACATACCAATTTGCTGCTTGATTACTTAGTAGTAGTTTTCCAGAAATTATACTTTATACCATGGATATCAAACTCAATTTACATCGTGGGCCACAATATAGCCCACTTTTATGTTAAATGGGCTGGACCAGTAAGACTCTGCTTGTCCCATGTCAGTTTTTTATTACACGTTTCTATCTTACAATATCTtacaataagaaaataaaagtccaatttttttttccttccatcaTATTTTCCAAAACTGTCCAGTGAGCAGATTAGAGTGTATGCCAGGGTAATTCTGGCACCTAGGTCTTATATTTGacacactttatattgtacactAATGTTACAGTAAAATCAGCATAATTTGTGATAAATGTATAAATCACAACTACATTTGTGGCTTTAGCTGTTGGGAGCGACAGCTGTGGAAGACAAGTTGCAAGACGGTGTGCCACAGACCATTGAGCAACTGGCTAAAGCTGACATCAAAATCTGGGTGTTAACTGGAGATAAGCAAGGTCAGTGtcactttttttgtctttttaaactaTGCATTTCAAAGTTGATAAAGACTGCGTTATGATGTGTAATACATTCTTATGTTTCTGCCCTCATTAATCTACGCACAATCTCAGAGCATCAACAGTTTTGGTTGAGTTTCCATGGTTTCAAGTCACAGATTTAATGTACATATTGACGAATGCTCTGAGTCGTTTCAGCTTCTGTTTGCTGTAAGATTGACTTTAAAGATTTATAGCACCTTGGTGATTGAGaattattcttgttttttttttcttcaacagaGACAGCAGAAAACATTGGCTATTCCTGTAACATGCTAAGAGAGGAGATGAAGGACGTCTTTGTTGTCTCAGCCAACACTGCTGAAGGAGTCAAAGAGGAGCTACAGTGAGTCAGTTAGAACCAGATGATGATTGTATTCTGCCAATCGGAGGCTGTTACAGCATATGAATTCTTGTGAGCTTTTTGTCAAGTCATGTTCTCTGTCCTCATGTTTTCAGGAATGCACGAATGAAAATgtgtcctgaagcagcaaaagaGCCATCTGTGATTGAATCTCGAGTAGGCCTGTTTTGGCTTAAAAAGACAGAGACTGTGCAGGATGAGAAGGTGGATGGAGATTATGGACTAATTATAAATGGGCACAGTTTGGTAAGAAGGCTTTTTTAGGCATATTACTATTGTCAGCAAATGCTGAAAATCCCCTGCTAGTtgacctgttttgttttgcttttcttgctGTAGCTATTCAACAGTAGAGGTCACACTGTGAGATCAGAAAAAACATTGGCTTTTTAAAGACTGATTATCTTATGTTTCTTAAACTTGATTTAATCTACACATagagcaaaaatgtaaaaatgaatgGAATGCTCTTCAGGTTTTAAGGTTGCACTAGAGCAGTGgatcccaaactttttttgcccccctttgttttccaAGAAAATTTAGTTTATTCCACACCTCAAACCTTttgtaaacaattaaacaaataaaagttaactgcaataaattacgggttgcaataaaataaaccactacctcttttaaataacagaaaagcaAACCATCTTTgcagtgtaattattttatgtatatttatatgtatattttactGCGTAAGAATATTGataacattgctatcaatacatttttcaaaaaatgtctctctgtgcaaaatgggtttaaaaacataaacagctgtgggatactgtttgtcggtgatttgaaccgggggaacaaattgtggcaggatcagtgttgtgtgttgtgtggaCATAgtgatgttttagttttgtgaaaaagtgaaaaatgagtGTTGTTACATTACCTTTCAGTTTGAGGGTTACAacagaaaattatatatttattgatCTCACGTGGTATCGGATGGGattattttaacaaacaaaGGACAGTTTGCgtgataattatttttattgtcctgtaactttactgtataaagagctgaAACCTCCAAAgtttcaggagtagttagttgttataagaagtgtttgtaaactaaaaatcaagaatgtggaaTACTGTTTGTCTGTAATTTCGAGCCCAGCATGTGCTCCCGACACAGGCGAAACAAATTCTGTCAGGGATACCTACCTTGGCAATGACAGctgttgtgcaggtgaagccaaaggcaagatatgcttcatcataagttctagtctttggcttggaaggaagttggtttggaaacatatttggcgatgcttcagcctctgctttgcatttgtgtgggagccccatcaaaaaacctgtccattatgctagcagtctccaagcattgttttttgttttttttattttaatatcatAGCCCCCACCCCCAGGGGGCACGCcccccactttgggaaccactgcactATGGAGTCTTGACAGATGACCTAACTCCAATCCCTTCTTCCCTTCATCATCAGGCCTTTGCACTGGAGAAGAACTTGAGGCTTGAGCTGCTGAGGACAGCATGCATGTGTCAGACAGTGATTTGCTGCAGGGTCACTCCTTTGCAGAAGGCCCAAGTGGTTCAGCTGGTCAAGAAATACAAGCAGGCTGTCACTCTTGCCATTGGGGATGGGGCCAATGATGTCAGCATGATAAAGGGTAACCTGTGTAAAATTACTAATACATAGAACTGTATTTTCATTACAACCAATCAGCTGGGAAATATGTAGCTACTGTTACTGATCCTGGCCATTTTATTTGCTTCCTTTTCTGCTTGTCAGCTGCTCATATTGGTGTGGGTATCAGTGGGCAGGAAGGCATGCAGGCAGTGCTGTCCAGCGACTATTCCTTTGCCCAGTTCCGTTACCTTCAGCGCCTCCTGCTGGTACATGGCCGCTGGTCCTACATACGCATGTGCAAGTTCCTTGGATATTTCTTTTACAAGAACTTCACTTTTACGCTTGTCCAATTCTGGTACGCCTTCTTTTGTGGTTTTTCTGCACAGGTGAGATATATGTATTGTAACTATACTATAATGTAATTTAAGTAGCTTTTGTAATGGGACATAAAGTGTTTATCTATTTCAATGAGAGAAATGCAAAAGAATTTCAAATGATGCTGGACAAATGAACCAAATAACTTGATTCACATTCACCTTTTCTTAATGTTGTACTTATATGTTCATCATGGTTGTTCATAGACTGTGTATGATTAGTGGTTCATCACCTTCTACAACATGGTTTACACAGCTCTTCCAGTCCTTGGCATGTGTCTCTTTGACCAGGTATGTAGATTACAATTAACTATCAGTTTTTGGTTGACTTACATAAACCATACTCAGGTCTCTGTGTCCACTGAGCTTTCTCATCTCTTTCTCAAAACCTTGTTTTGTGCAGGATGTAAATGACCGTTGGAGTTTACAGCATCCGGAGCTCTACGCTCCAGGCCAGAAGAACCAATACTTCAATAAGAAAGCTTTTGTGAGCTATCTGATTCATGGCTGCTATTGCTCCTTAATCATCTTCTTTATCCCATGGGCTTCCATGAATGATGCAGTCAGAAATGATGGAAAAGACATTGTGAGCCATCCATCTTTTGCTTTCCTGCTACAGACCTGTTTGCTTGCTGTGGTGCACACACAGGTGAGAACATAGAGAAGCACAGAACTATTTatcccctttttttctttctttttttgtcaataAACTGCAGTGCTTTGAGAAAACATCACATTTGACAGCTTGATTTATAGATTTCTATATCATAAATCCATGCACCCTTGCTGGACACTTCACTAGATGAGATGAGAGATGAgttagcctttatttgtcagttgcaggtcttttgcccacaaccgagatgacagaccttgccgaccgtacatacaatacacaaacatcaagttggggagacaggtcaggctaggtagcgagaaaaaaaaaacatcgaaatgtgtaacacaaaaggataatacaggaatgcacagatatcaacacaccatagcacaataaacacagacaagcaacatgggaaagagttccagtgtgtacatctgatctgggaccgctgcaatcttTCGACTGCGCCTGCAACTGACCCGATGTCCACATCAGAGGGGAGTTAAGCGTTGGACGTGGCGTTGGATCTGGGGTAGGGAGGGTGATGCGTCagtgagtgcttatcagtatcagtatatgtatgtgtgtgcgtgtccagagttcagctgagacagtgtccttcgccctgccaggctaagtaaacagtcttccagccaacccaggtggcattgcatggaatgggaaggaacagactaaacacagtcgttatcagggtgtttttgtttggctccagccttgcgaccgcagctggcgccaagagggtatccgcatgaagtgaagtgatggtgctttttactttagtgcgaacagctcATATGAAATTCAAAGCCgttctacagtccaacactggtctctcaatctcccgttggagagctgcgagcttcgccatacttgcgttctgtgatgttgtcattcttgtgttCAAAGAGGCGATTCTGAGAAGTCACGACAGTGTGCCTCCCCGAGATGTCATCCGATTTGCGCCCAGAGATGTTATTCCGAGCTAGCCCTTCCGAGATGTATCCAGTCTGCATtcagagatcttattctgagtattcacagcagccGTAGCCTCTCCAAGATCtcatccgtgctgcactcaatgagcccattttgagaaactcacgcctctccCATCGTtccaatcccagcgggcagccttgtggaggtttgaacagccggttccgctttcttaattcagTCAGGGctaagccagctccgatcagccagaaccctgttaccatggttccgaataggtagatatcttcagcactcaggctcacccgagcccagactcctcattgagaaaggggtgtcaattgcattcagggaccagttgatccaatccataattcctcttttagattttagagaacagactgtgagagagtgttccagggaaaagtaatacaaaagtaatacaaaaaacacgagaccagacaaggacataagcagggaagataagggagaggagaggggaaAAGTGCGTCCGCCTCCTCCGAGAGCTGAGAGAGCTTGTAACAATGTGCACATAGTGTTACAATTAGTTTGGACCCCGTTTTCACTGCAgaactgcatttaatcattatggcaaagattcaacaaggtgctggaaacattcctcagagatgagggattccaaatcacaacaacagcgccttgaggcgactgttgttgtgatttggcactatataaataaaattgaattgaattgaatagatgtagatccatattgacatgacagcattaCACATTTGCTGGatatttgtcagctgcacatccataatGCAATTCTCTCATTGCACCACATTCCAAAAAGGGCCATATtgaattgagatctggtgattgtagaggccatttgagtataGTGAagtcactgtcatgttcaaagaACCAAattgagatgatttgagttttGACGTGGTGCTCTATCCTGCTTGAAgaagccatcagaagatgggagTACTGTGGTAATACagagatggacatggtcagcatcAGTACTAAACAATCCTCAGCTAGTACTAACAGTGTGCCAATAAAATATTCCCCACACTATTTGACCTGTGTTGATACAATGGAAGatggatccatgttttcatgtttaaatTCTCCAAATGTTAATTCAGAACCTGAGACTCATCAGAGCAGCCAGTGATTTTCAACCTTCTGTTGTCTAATTTGGGTGATCCCTTACAAACTATAGTCATGGTTTTCTGTtattagctgacaggagtattacccagtgtggtcttctgctgctgtagcccatagtttgatgtgttgtgtgtttagtgatgttcttctgcataccttagtTGTAACAACTGGttgtttgagttactgttgcattcctatcagctcaaagcagtgctgccattctcctctgacctctgacatcaaggAATTTTTGTCCAGCAAACTGCTGATCACtagatattttctgttttggacCATTCTTTGTAAACCATAGAGATGCTTGTGTagaaaaatcccagtagatcagcagtttttaaaatacTCGGTTGAAatggtgtacctaacaaagtggcagTATATTAGTCTGTTGTAACAGATAGACTTCCATTCTATCTCAGTCAGTAATTTTAATTGTGCACCAGGACACTAACAATAATGTATTAATAGTACAGTACTActacagtagtagtagtaataataataacaataatgttcTACTTTTCAGCTGTGTGTTGACACCTATTACTGGACAGCAGTGAaccatttttttgtgttgttaagcACGATAGGCTACTTTGCCATCTCAGTCACCATGTACAGCAATGGCATGTTTTATGTCTTCCCGTCTTCTTTCCCCTTAATTGGTAAGTACATTTAATGCATTTAGTATGGAGGCCACATTAATGTTAACTTTATCAGGTTTTTTCTATTCTAAAATTTGAGTATATGAGTCATGTGATTGTGTCCTTTTTGGATTTTAGGCGCAGCAAGAAATACTTTGAACCAGCCTATAATGTGGCTCACCATATTCCTGACGTTCCTCCTCTGTATCCTGCCTGTTGTTGCTTTCCGCTTCATATTTATACAGCTTCGTCCTACCATTAATGacaaggtaaaaagaaaacacttgagAGAGCATGTAAAACCATCTTGTCTTCTATTCACCCTTTTGTCTTGTACACCAGAAAGTAGGGCATCCATAGTAAAAagtctacatttaaaaaaaaaaaaatcccttgtttcttttttttaggtgagGTATAAGATGCGTACAGAGGAGCTGCCAGGACCTGCACCTCGTCACCTACGAAGAAGGCGTAGTACTCGGTCGGGTTACGCCTTCTCTCACTCCCAGGGCTATGGTGATCTGGTAACATCTAGAAAATTCCTGATAAAACGCTCCACCAAGAGAGCCCCTCTGTTCACCCAGACAGACTCTTCCATATTTCAAAATCAGCCACAGCACTACCGCACTATTGCTGAGGAAGCCGAGGAGTCACAGAGTCACAAGCTCTAAGACGGAAGCACACAGGGACTGAAACAcagacagtattttattttcctaACACTGGAGTCAACCTGGCACTGAAGAAAAGATGGAATCTTATAATGTGTGAATGTTGATATCTCTGTGAAAATGTTGTTTGCCACAGAGAGCACAatggttgtttttatttttgtgcttgATATGTACAATTTCCATATTTTGCAACTTGCATTATTACTGACCAGTTTCTAAAGCACACTTGAAGATTTTACAAAGATGTTCTACCCTGGTTTTAGTTAATTTCACTACAAATACAATCAGATTGTGgactaggatttttttttaaaaaggtgtatGTATTTTTGCTTAGTTTTGAAATAGGTTTTCAAACTAAATAACCGAGAAATTACAAATATAGGAATTGATATTGATTTTTAATACAAAGTATATACCAAACAGCCAGTTATTAGTCTTATCTCtgtaacagttttttttccaaaacaacAAGTCAGTTAAATCCTGTTAACATGTATTTGGGAAATTTAAAATAGTCTTAAAATAATCTGAAGACAGAAACtgtgatgaaaggaaaaaaaaataacattccttgttgatttttattttttgtaaggTATTAAATACTGGAAAAGTGGATTGGTATAAAAAGGAGATATCTAATTTTCTAATCCAGGCTTCGAGCAGATGTGGATTATAGTTATTTAAACCACTGGTCATTGCTTCAGGATGGCTGTATTCATTTTCTTCATCATCTTGCATATTCTACTTCCAGTTGATCATTATCCGTCAGTTGAGCTGTAATATATTTGTTTATGAAAAACACAGAAGCATTGGTAGGGCTGGGATAGTGTATATGTGACCTTTGTTAACACTCTACACAGTAAAAGCAGTTAACGACACACAAGGACTGTGAACTCTGAACTCATGCACTGTTTTCACACTGTGTTGTTCAGTGGAGCCCTTCAAAATCCACTCTTTCACTTTGCTGCCTTTTTATTGACTTAATCAATCGAGACCAAAGCATTTCCGaagctgaaaatgttgaaaaggTTGTTATAGTTCCTGACTGTATCCCTCAACAGGCTAAGGTTTCCTCTCATCGGTTACATGAATTTGACAACAGCTTTATTTCACTAGTTTCTTGACTTTTTGttaaacttatttatttatttcaatctTTCCCGTCATACTGAATGTAGCTATGTGTACTTCAGTCACACACTATACAAAGAACAATTCATTCTGtgtcaaagaaaacatgaacCAAGACAGAAATTCTTTTGAAATAAATGTGTGGTTTTATCAACTTATCAGGACGTGTTGAATCACAAAGCTCAGACTTGTGGATCAATCTCTTTTCATTGTTGCATTGTATCTACACATTTAGACCAGATTAGAGCAGTTGATGCCCTCAGTAAAAGAACTGGTCCTTCagttttattctcattactgcTCACTGTGGATGTTGCCTCAGCAGTTCCTCGACTTCTAATGTGACACAGACCAGATGCCCTCTTTGTTAAAGATCAGCAAGCTCCAAGTTGGTGGCAATTAAAAGTATGCTTATCAAATCTGAAGCTGTGTCAAAAGATAAAGAAGTTTAAAAAGAGGTGTAAGGATATGGTCTTTATATGTATAAATTAGAGGAAAATGTT contains the following coding sequences:
- the LOC116333388 gene encoding LOW QUALITY PROTEIN: phospholipid-transporting ATPase ID-like (The sequence of the model RefSeq protein was modified relative to this genomic sequence to represent the inferred CDS: substituted 1 base at 1 genomic stop codon): MGTVLSYFCHLCGHGNKEEKERCLRANDRTFNLSFRYANNAIKTSKYNIFTFLPLNLFEQFKRLANAYFLFLLILELIPQISSLSWITTGFALIVVLSITGVKDAIDDINRHKCDRQVNNRKVDVLMDGQLKNEKWMNVQVGDIVKLGNNEFVTADLLLLSSSEPLNLVYVDTAELDGETNLKVKQALTVTGELGDNIEALAAFNGEVRCEPPNNRLDKFKGTLTVNGERYALDNDKVLLRGCTLRNTEWCFGLVIFGGPDTKLIQNSGKSMFKRTSIDHLTNILVLCIFGFLASMCSILTIGNAIWETNEGSVFTMFLPREPGIDAPLASFLIFWSYVIVLNALIPSSLYVSVEFIRLGNSFFIDWDRKMYYPKNDTPAQARTTTLNEELGQIKYIFSDKTGTLTQNIMTFNKCSINGKAYGDLYDFSGQRVEITERTERVDFSWNSLADQNYNFHDHSLVEMVRSGNPETQEFFRLLSLCHTVMPEEKKEGELNYQAQSPDEGALVTAARNFGFVFRSRTPETITVVEMGRQVIYELLAILDFNNMRKRMSVIVRSPEGKLTLYCKGADTVIFERLHPSCNKLMEVTTDHLNEYAGDGLRTLVLAYKDLNENYMIDWKQRHHEASVAMEGREEKLDELYEEIEKDMMLLGATAVEDKLQDGVPQTIEQLAKADIKIWVLTGDKQETAENIGYSCNMLREEMKDVFVVSANTAEGVKEELQNARMKMCPEAAKEPSVIESRVGLFWLKKTETVQDEKVDGDYGLIINGHSLAFALEKNLRLELLRTACMCQTVICCRVTPLQKAQVVQLVKKYKQAVTLAIGDGANDVSMIKAAHIGVGISGQEGMQAVLSSDYSFAQFRYLQRLLLVHGRWSYIRMCKFLGYFFYKNFTFTLVQFWYAFFCGFSAQTVYDXWFITFYNMVYTALPVLGMCLFDQDVNDRWSLQHPELYAPGQKNQYFNKKAFVSYLIHGCYCSLIIFFIPWASMNDAVRNDGKDIVSHPSFAFLLQTCLLAVVHTQLCVDTYYWTAVNHFFVLLSTIGYFAISVTMYSNGMFYVFPSSFPLIGAARNTLNQPIMWLTIFLTFLLCILPVVAFRFIFIQLRPTINDKVRYKMRTEELPGPAPRHLRRRRSTRSGYAFSHSQGYGDLVTSRKFLIKRSTKRAPLFTQTDSSIFQNQPQHYRTIAEEAEESQSHKL